One Vigna unguiculata cultivar IT97K-499-35 chromosome 11, ASM411807v1, whole genome shotgun sequence DNA window includes the following coding sequences:
- the LOC114170564 gene encoding uncharacterized protein LOC114170564, whose protein sequence is MGEEGESSKSKNVGGGAGAGAGGSRKGAGRPCKKPKPKKVPQRGLGVAQLEKIRLEEEEKEKKAAAAAAAVAVAGANANGSSKNSPCDLRLQFANFPRCNHPSSPNSLPSSTVSLANSGGGGGSEACWHGGVPPQGRVSGPHLWAHHNFELGHKNLGMDPKLTLASSLPCQSNPLGHPFNWVQRTQQQHHSSSMVSASSGTSSTTVPKSLIEIPSNQTYSGCYVSKRQEERMTGVKRPGSFSLQTPPVTSSNFRPLTFPSPMKASETIPCRRGREFNLDFSNSTIREVPSLAASNSEPNSKKKKKENENIGGDFLRLAPPIPSNFKLNSTSAFQPFHHLANMKNQVPPPSGYNQFNQQQQRGFDSIPPSANAALTGQQSDRFQNRNVVGRSANLDLTLKL, encoded by the exons ATGGGTGAAGAAGGAGAAAGCTCCAAAAGTAAGAACGTTGGTGGTGGTGCTGGTGCTGGTGCTGGTGGCAGCAGAAAAGGTGCTGGTAGACCTTGCAAAAAGCCAAAGCCAAAGAAGGTGCCTCAGAGAGGACTTGGTGTGGCACAGCTTGAGAAAATTagacttgaagaagaagaaaaggagaaaaaagcagcagcagcagcagcagcagtaGCAGTAGCAGGTGCAAATGCAAATGGATCATCAAAAAATTCACCCTGTGATCTGCGTCTGCAATTTGCAAACTTTCCCCGCTGCAACCACCCATCTTCTCCAAATTCATTGCCTTCAAGCACTGTTTCATTAGCAAacagtggtggtggtggtggctctGAGGCTTGCTGGCATGGTGGTGTTCCACCACAAGGGCGTGTGAGTGGGCCCCACCTGTGGGCCCACCATAATTTTGAACTTGGCCACAAGAACTTAGGGATGGACCCTAAATTGACTCTTGCATCAAGTTTGCCATGTCAGTCCAACCCTCTTGGCCACCCCTTCAATTGGGTGCAGAGAACCCAACAACAACACCATTCATCATCAATG GTGAGTGCCTCCTCAGGAACTTCATCAACAACTGTGCCTAAATCCTTAATAGAGATCCCTTCAAACCAAACCTACAGTGGATGCTATGTTTCCAAGAGGCAGGAGGAGAGG ATGACAGGGGTTAAAAGACCAGGCTCCTTCTCTCTTCAAACCCCACCTGTAACCTCTTCCAATTTTAGACCTTTGACTTTCCCTTCCCCTATGAAAGCAAGTGAAACAATTCCATGCCGTCGTGGAAGAGAATTCAACTTGGATTTTAGCAATTCAACTATAAG GGAAGTTCCTTCCCTTGCAGCATCCAACTCAGAGCCGAactcaaagaaaaagaagaaagagaatgaGAATATTGGTGGGGATTTTCTTAGACTAGCTCCTCCTATCCCATCAAATTTTAAGTTAAACTCTACTTcagcttttcaaccatttcatcACCTG GCAAACATGAAGAATCAAGTTCCTCCCCCATCAGGGTACAATCAATTCAATCAACAGCAGCAACGTGGTTTCGATTCCATCCCTCCATCAGCAAATGCAGCACTAACTGGACAACAATCAGATAGGTTTCAGAATCGTAATGTGGTGGGAAGAAGTGCTAATCTTGATCTCACTTTGAAGCTTTGA